Proteins encoded in a region of the Streptomyces sp. NBC_00258 genome:
- a CDS encoding NUDIX domain-containing protein → MSPTQIPSANSAPDSHCSSCGAPYGEGVSGWPRTCSSCRTVAYRNPLPVAVALQPVYDTKGAALVAITRTIAPARGGIALPGGFIDQREDWRQAVVRELKEETGIAAAGRDVRLVDALSSPDGHLLLFGALPERPVADLPPSVATDETEGWQLLRRATELAFPLHTLAAKAWFEGRYV, encoded by the coding sequence GTGTCCCCAACCCAGATCCCGTCCGCCAACTCCGCGCCGGACTCCCACTGTTCGAGCTGCGGCGCGCCCTACGGAGAGGGCGTTTCCGGCTGGCCCCGCACCTGCTCCTCCTGCCGCACCGTGGCCTACCGCAACCCGCTTCCGGTCGCCGTGGCCCTGCAGCCCGTGTACGACACCAAGGGTGCGGCCCTGGTCGCCATCACCCGGACCATCGCTCCCGCGCGCGGGGGTATCGCCCTGCCCGGAGGGTTCATCGACCAACGGGAGGACTGGCGGCAGGCCGTCGTCCGTGAACTCAAGGAGGAGACGGGCATCGCCGCGGCCGGCCGTGACGTACGGCTCGTCGACGCGCTGAGCTCCCCCGACGGCCACCTGCTGCTCTTCGGCGCCCTCCCGGAGCGTCCGGTGGCCGACCTGCCGCCGTCCGTCGCGACCGACGAGACCGAGGGCTGGCAACTGCTGCGCAGGGCGACCGAACTGGCCTTCCCGCTGCACACCCTGGCGGCGAAGGCGTGGTTCGAGGGCCGGTACGTCTGA
- the ptsP gene encoding phosphoenolpyruvate--protein phosphotransferase gives METTLRGVGVSHGVAIGEVRHMGTAVLEPPAKQIPTEDAEREQGRARKAVEAVAADLMARGNLAGGEAQAVLEAQAMMAQDPELMSDVERRIAVGSTAERGVYDAFAAYRALLANAGEYLAGRVADLDDVRNRIVARLLGVPMPGVPDSDEPYVLIARDLAPADTALLDPTLVLGFVTEEGGPTSHSAILARALGVPAVVALPGAGELAEGTLVAVDGSTGEIFVNPSAEKKAEMEAAAAARRAALSATTGPGATSDGHKVPLLANIGGPADVPAAVEAGAEGVGLFRTEFLFLDDSKNAPSEEKQVEAYRQVLEAFPEGRVVVRVLDAGADKPLDFLTPADEPNPALGVRGLRSLLDHPDVLRTQLTALAKASEGLPVYLEVMAPMVADRADAKAFADACREAGLQAKFGAMVEIPSAALRARSILQEVEFLSLGTNDLAQYTFAADRQVGAVSRLQDPWQPALLDLVALSAEAAKAEGKSCGVCGEAASDPLLACVLTGLGVTSLSMGAASIPYVRATLAKYTLAQCERAAAAARACDSAEEARTAAQAVLSGE, from the coding sequence ATGGAGACAACGCTGCGAGGCGTCGGCGTGAGCCACGGTGTGGCGATCGGCGAGGTTCGGCACATGGGAACGGCGGTGCTCGAGCCGCCTGCCAAGCAGATACCGACGGAGGACGCGGAGCGCGAACAGGGGCGCGCCCGCAAGGCCGTCGAAGCCGTTGCGGCCGACCTGATGGCCCGCGGCAATCTGGCGGGCGGCGAAGCCCAGGCCGTTCTCGAGGCCCAGGCCATGATGGCCCAGGACCCGGAGCTCATGTCCGATGTCGAGCGGCGGATCGCGGTCGGAAGCACGGCGGAGCGCGGGGTGTACGACGCGTTCGCCGCGTATCGCGCGCTGCTGGCGAATGCCGGTGAGTACCTCGCCGGACGTGTGGCGGACCTCGACGACGTGCGGAACCGTATCGTCGCCCGGCTCCTCGGTGTGCCGATGCCGGGCGTGCCGGACAGTGATGAGCCGTACGTCCTGATCGCTCGTGACCTCGCGCCCGCCGACACCGCTCTGCTGGACCCCACGCTGGTCCTCGGTTTTGTCACCGAGGAGGGTGGGCCGACCAGCCACAGCGCGATTCTGGCTCGAGCCCTCGGTGTTCCCGCCGTGGTGGCGCTGCCGGGCGCGGGTGAGCTTGCCGAGGGCACGTTGGTCGCCGTGGACGGCAGTACCGGTGAGATCTTCGTGAATCCGAGTGCGGAGAAGAAGGCCGAGATGGAGGCCGCGGCCGCTGCGCGCAGGGCCGCGCTGTCCGCCACGACCGGGCCTGGTGCCACGTCGGACGGGCACAAGGTGCCGCTGCTGGCCAACATCGGTGGTCCCGCGGACGTTCCTGCGGCGGTCGAGGCCGGTGCCGAGGGCGTGGGTCTGTTCCGTACCGAGTTCCTCTTCCTTGACGACAGCAAGAACGCGCCGTCCGAGGAGAAGCAGGTCGAGGCGTATCGCCAGGTGCTCGAGGCCTTCCCCGAGGGGCGGGTCGTGGTGCGGGTGCTCGATGCGGGCGCCGACAAGCCGCTCGACTTCCTGACGCCGGCGGACGAGCCGAACCCGGCGCTCGGCGTGCGCGGGCTGCGCTCGCTGCTCGACCACCCCGACGTGCTGCGGACGCAGCTGACGGCGCTCGCGAAGGCTTCCGAGGGGCTGCCGGTCTACCTCGAGGTGATGGCGCCGATGGTCGCGGACCGTGCCGACGCCAAGGCGTTCGCCGACGCGTGCCGTGAGGCGGGCCTGCAGGCGAAGTTCGGTGCCATGGTCGAGATTCCGTCGGCCGCTCTGCGGGCGCGGTCGATCCTGCAGGAGGTCGAGTTCCTGTCGCTGGGGACCAACGACCTCGCGCAGTACACGTTCGCCGCCGACCGCCAGGTGGGTGCCGTGTCCCGGCTGCAGGATCCGTGGCAGCCCGCGCTGCTCGACCTGGTCGCGCTGTCCGCCGAGGCGGCCAAGGCCGAGGGCAAGAGCTGTGGTGTCTGCGGCGAGGCCGCTTCGGACCCGCTGCTCGCGTGTGTGCTGACCGGTCTCGGTGTCACCTCTCTCTCCATGGGTGCCGCGTCGATTCCTTATGTCCGCGCGACGCTGGCCAAGTACACGCTGGCACAGTGCGAGCGCGCCGCGGCGGCCGCGCGTGCCTGTGACAGTGCCGAGGAAGCGCGCACGGCGGCCCAGGCGGTGCTGTCCGGCGAGTAG
- a CDS encoding acetoacetate--CoA ligase, translating into MTSANPSPLWQPDPGRIAQAQITRFQTWAAERHGAPAEGGYAALHRWSVDELDTFWKAVTEWFDVRFSTPYARVLGDRSMPGAQWFPGATLNYAEHALRAADTRADEPALLHVDETHEPTPVSWSELRRQVGSLAAELRALGVRPGDRVSGYLPNVPQAVVALLATAAVGGVWTSCAPDFGARSVLDRFQQVEPVVLFTVDGYRYGGKEHDRRDTVAELRRELPTLRAVVHIPLLGTEPPEGALEWSALTSADVTPVYEELPFDHPLWVLYSSGTTGLPKAIVQSQGGILVEHLKQLGLHCDLGPEDRFFWYTSTGWMMWNFLVSGLLTGTTIVLYDGSPGYPDTAAQWRIAERTGATLFGTSAAYVMACRKAGVHPSRDFDLSRVQCVATTGSPLPPDGFRWLHDEVRDDMWIASVSGGTDVCSCFAGAVPTLPVHVGELQAPGLGTDLQSWDPSGEALIDEVGELVVTNPMPSMPIRFWNDPDGSRYHDSYFDTYPGVWRHGDWITVTSRGSVVIHGRSDSTLNRQGVRMGSADIYEAVERLPEIRESLVIGIEQPDGDYWMPLFVHLAPGAALDDALLGRIKQTIREQLSPRHIPDEVIEVPGVPHTLTGKRIEVPVKRLLQGTPLEKAVNPGSIDNLDLLRFYEELARKRA; encoded by the coding sequence ATGACCTCAGCGAACCCCTCGCCGCTCTGGCAACCCGACCCGGGTCGCATCGCCCAGGCACAGATCACCCGATTCCAGACCTGGGCGGCCGAGCGCCATGGAGCCCCCGCCGAGGGTGGTTACGCCGCTCTGCACCGCTGGTCCGTGGACGAACTGGACACGTTCTGGAAAGCCGTCACCGAGTGGTTCGACGTACGGTTTTCGACCCCCTACGCGCGCGTGCTGGGCGACCGCTCGATGCCGGGCGCACAGTGGTTCCCCGGAGCCACCCTCAACTACGCCGAGCACGCCCTGCGAGCGGCCGACACCCGAGCGGACGAACCGGCCCTCCTCCATGTCGACGAGACCCACGAACCGACCCCGGTCAGCTGGTCCGAACTGCGCCGCCAGGTCGGCTCCCTGGCCGCCGAACTCCGTGCCCTCGGCGTACGCCCGGGTGACCGCGTCAGCGGCTACCTCCCGAACGTGCCCCAGGCAGTGGTCGCCCTCCTCGCCACCGCGGCCGTCGGCGGCGTCTGGACGTCCTGCGCCCCCGACTTCGGCGCCCGCAGCGTCCTCGACCGCTTCCAGCAGGTCGAACCCGTCGTGCTGTTCACCGTCGACGGCTACCGCTACGGCGGCAAGGAGCACGACCGCCGCGACACCGTCGCCGAACTGCGCCGCGAACTGCCCACCCTGCGCGCCGTCGTCCACATCCCGCTGCTCGGCACCGAACCCCCCGAGGGTGCCCTGGAATGGTCGGCCCTCACCTCGGCGGACGTGACGCCCGTCTACGAAGAGCTCCCTTTCGACCATCCCCTGTGGGTGCTCTACTCCTCCGGCACGACCGGCCTCCCCAAGGCCATCGTCCAGTCCCAGGGCGGCATCCTCGTCGAGCACCTCAAGCAGCTCGGCCTCCACTGCGACCTGGGGCCCGAGGACCGCTTCTTCTGGTACACGTCCACCGGCTGGATGATGTGGAACTTCCTCGTCTCCGGCCTCCTGACGGGCACCACGATCGTCCTGTACGACGGCAGCCCGGGCTACCCGGACACAGCCGCCCAGTGGCGCATCGCCGAACGCACCGGCGCCACCCTCTTCGGTACGTCGGCGGCATACGTCATGGCCTGCCGCAAGGCGGGCGTCCACCCCTCCCGCGACTTCGACCTCTCCCGCGTCCAGTGCGTCGCCACCACCGGCTCGCCCCTGCCGCCCGACGGATTCCGCTGGCTGCACGACGAAGTACGCGACGACATGTGGATCGCCTCCGTCAGCGGCGGCACCGACGTCTGCTCCTGCTTCGCGGGAGCGGTACCCACCCTTCCCGTCCACGTCGGCGAACTCCAGGCACCCGGCCTCGGCACCGACCTCCAGTCCTGGGACCCGAGCGGCGAAGCCCTCATCGACGAGGTCGGCGAGCTCGTCGTCACCAACCCCATGCCGTCGATGCCCATCCGCTTCTGGAACGACCCCGACGGCAGCCGCTACCACGACAGCTACTTCGACACGTACCCCGGAGTGTGGCGCCACGGCGACTGGATCACCGTCACCTCACGCGGCTCCGTCGTCATCCACGGCCGCTCGGACTCCACCCTCAACCGCCAGGGCGTCCGCATGGGTTCGGCCGACATCTACGAAGCCGTAGAGCGGCTCCCCGAGATCCGCGAATCCCTCGTCATCGGCATCGAACAGCCGGACGGCGACTACTGGATGCCCCTCTTCGTCCACCTCGCTCCAGGCGCCGCACTCGACGACGCCCTCCTCGGCCGCATCAAGCAGACCATCCGCGAACAACTCTCCCCGCGTCACATCCCCGACGAGGTCATCGAGGTACCCGGCGTCCCGCACACCCTCACCGGCAAGCGCATCGAGGTCCCGGTCAAACGCCTCCTCCAGGGAACCCCCTTGGAGAAGGCGGTCAACCCCGGCTCCATCGACAACCTCGACCTGCTCCGCTTCTACGAGGAGCTGGCCCGCAAGCGCGCCTGA
- a CDS encoding PTS sugar transporter subunit IIA, with product MTTVTSPLAGRTIGLTAVPDPVFSGAMVGPGTAIDPVREASAAVAPIDGVVVSLHPHAFVVVDEEGHGVLTHLGIDTVQLNGEGFELLVNKGDTVQRGQSVVRWDPAAVEAAGKSPICPIVALEATAESLSDVSVDGDVKAGDALFSWH from the coding sequence ATGACCACCGTGACGTCCCCTCTTGCAGGACGCACCATCGGACTCACAGCTGTACCTGATCCGGTCTTCTCCGGAGCCATGGTGGGCCCCGGCACCGCGATCGACCCCGTCCGGGAGGCCTCGGCGGCCGTCGCCCCCATCGACGGCGTTGTTGTCTCGCTCCACCCGCACGCCTTCGTCGTGGTCGACGAAGAGGGGCACGGAGTACTGACGCACCTCGGTATCGACACCGTTCAGCTCAACGGCGAGGGCTTCGAGCTGCTCGTCAACAAGGGCGACACCGTGCAGCGCGGCCAGTCCGTGGTGCGCTGGGACCCGGCTGCCGTCGAGGCCGCCGGCAAGTCCCCCATCTGCCCCATCGTGGCGCTCGAGGCCACAGCTGAGTCCCTCTCCGACGTCAGCGTTGACGGAGACGTGAAGGCTGGCGACGCTCTCTTCAGCTGGCACTGA
- a CDS encoding glycoside hydrolase family 31 protein yields the protein MDGRDLVRSMKAVGSAGAAQGLRTVRAAWRRRRADASGLPPRGAERARVPGPVLSVEPGPGGGVVRFTRSELRITVTAGGAVFWGWDGAGPEPSYALAGPSPEPDPRTVLEPDKDGAWRVVAERMTVVVSRHGAVEVRTPGGVTLRRDLPPRWWEPVGGGEARWMQRSEVAADARFFGLGGRASGPRLRDGTYRLWNTDPGHAFGPGDDPLYITMPVQMVVADAATHLVFHDSTWDGGMTLREGEEGAGSGHDRAGTSELRMDGGPLRCWVMVGNPARVLHAWASLTGAAALPPAWALGHHHARWGFGSEEEVRRIVGGYHERGLPLEAVHLDIDHFDAHQVFTVDRDRFPKLPVLAEELRRDGIRMVSIVDPAVKAEPGNAVYDSGTAEEAFVRDAAGQPVRGVVWPGEVVYPDFTRARTRRWWGGLYEERLSQGFAGFWHDMNEPVSFAAFGESTLPRSARHDLEGRGGDHREAHNVYALGMARAGYEGLRELTPQERPFLFSRSGWAGMQRYGGTWSGDVATGWPGLRASLSLVMGLGLCGVPYSGPDVGGFDGSPSPELYLRWFQLGAYLPLFRTHSSLRAGRREPWEFGDDVLGHARVALVERRRLLPYFMTLAHLARRTGAPYVRPVWWGAPEDRALRDCEDAFLLGDCLLVAPVLDPGADRRAVQLPRGRWYDTVTEEAYEGPAQVLIDAPLSRIPVLARAGAVLPVRGEDGGLELEVWAPARGRTGGGLVVADSGDGWEEPEIERYVTRRKGKRVIVERYGEDGRSEPSLPVRVRGLGAS from the coding sequence ATGGACGGTCGTGACCTGGTGCGTTCGATGAAGGCGGTCGGTTCGGCGGGGGCGGCCCAGGGGCTGCGTACCGTGCGGGCCGCGTGGCGCAGGAGGCGTGCCGACGCCTCGGGGCTGCCACCGCGGGGCGCCGAGCGGGCGCGGGTTCCCGGGCCCGTACTGAGTGTGGAGCCGGGTCCCGGTGGCGGGGTCGTCCGGTTCACCCGGTCGGAGCTGCGGATCACCGTCACGGCCGGCGGAGCCGTCTTCTGGGGCTGGGACGGAGCCGGGCCCGAGCCGTCGTACGCGCTCGCGGGACCCTCTCCCGAACCGGACCCCCGCACCGTGCTGGAGCCGGACAAGGACGGCGCGTGGCGGGTCGTGGCGGAGCGAATGACGGTCGTCGTCTCGCGGCACGGCGCCGTGGAGGTGCGTACGCCGGGCGGGGTGACCCTTCGGCGGGATCTGCCGCCGCGGTGGTGGGAGCCGGTGGGCGGTGGGGAGGCGCGCTGGATGCAGCGGTCCGAAGTGGCCGCGGACGCGCGGTTCTTCGGCCTGGGCGGGCGCGCGTCGGGGCCCCGGCTGCGCGACGGAACCTATCGGCTGTGGAACACCGATCCGGGGCACGCCTTCGGGCCCGGCGACGATCCGCTGTACATCACCATGCCGGTGCAGATGGTGGTGGCCGACGCGGCCACTCACCTGGTGTTCCACGACAGCACGTGGGACGGCGGTATGACGCTGCGCGAGGGCGAGGAGGGGGCCGGGTCCGGGCACGACCGGGCCGGGACGAGCGAACTCCGGATGGACGGCGGGCCCCTGCGCTGCTGGGTGATGGTGGGGAACCCCGCGCGCGTGCTGCACGCCTGGGCGTCGCTGACCGGAGCCGCCGCGCTGCCGCCTGCCTGGGCCCTGGGGCACCATCACGCGCGGTGGGGCTTCGGGAGCGAGGAGGAGGTGCGGCGGATCGTCGGCGGCTATCACGAGCGCGGACTGCCGCTGGAGGCCGTGCACCTCGACATCGACCACTTCGACGCGCATCAGGTGTTCACCGTCGACCGGGACCGTTTCCCGAAGCTGCCGGTGCTCGCCGAGGAACTGCGCCGGGACGGGATCCGGATGGTGTCGATCGTGGATCCGGCGGTGAAGGCCGAGCCCGGTAACGCCGTGTACGACAGTGGGACCGCCGAGGAGGCCTTCGTGCGGGACGCCGCCGGGCAGCCGGTGCGTGGTGTGGTCTGGCCGGGTGAGGTGGTCTATCCGGACTTCACGCGCGCGCGTACGCGACGGTGGTGGGGCGGGCTCTACGAGGAGCGGCTTTCTCAGGGCTTCGCCGGTTTCTGGCACGACATGAACGAGCCGGTGTCGTTCGCCGCCTTCGGGGAGTCGACGCTGCCCCGTTCGGCACGGCACGACCTGGAGGGCCGCGGCGGTGACCATCGTGAGGCGCACAACGTGTACGCGCTCGGTATGGCGAGGGCGGGCTACGAAGGCCTTCGCGAACTGACGCCCCAGGAGCGGCCGTTCCTGTTCTCCCGCTCTGGGTGGGCCGGAATGCAGCGCTACGGAGGTACCTGGTCCGGGGACGTGGCCACGGGATGGCCCGGTCTGCGGGCGTCCCTGTCGCTGGTGATGGGCCTCGGGCTGTGCGGCGTGCCGTATTCGGGTCCCGATGTGGGCGGCTTCGACGGGAGCCCCTCCCCCGAGCTGTATCTGCGGTGGTTCCAGCTGGGGGCGTACCTGCCCCTGTTCCGTACGCACTCGAGTCTGCGGGCGGGGCGCCGGGAACCCTGGGAGTTCGGCGACGACGTTCTCGGGCACGCGCGCGTGGCGCTCGTCGAACGGCGGCGGCTGCTGCCGTACTTCATGACGCTGGCGCATCTGGCACGCCGTACGGGTGCGCCCTATGTGCGGCCGGTGTGGTGGGGCGCGCCGGAGGACAGGGCGCTGCGGGACTGTGAGGACGCCTTCCTGCTCGGTGACTGTCTTCTGGTGGCCCCGGTGCTGGACCCGGGCGCCGATCGGCGTGCGGTGCAGCTGCCGCGGGGGCGCTGGTACGACACGGTGACCGAGGAGGCGTACGAAGGGCCCGCGCAAGTGCTGATCGACGCTCCCTTGTCGCGGATTCCGGTCCTGGCGCGTGCGGGGGCGGTCCTGCCGGTGCGTGGCGAGGACGGCGGCCTGGAGCTGGAGGTGTGGGCGCCCGCCCGCGGACGGACCGGGGGCGGGCTGGTGGTGGCGGACTCGGGCGACGGCTGGGAGGAGCCGGAGATCGAGCGCTATGTGACGCGCAGGAAGGGGAAGCGGGTCATCGTCGAGCGGTATGGGGAGGACGGCCGCAGTGAGCCGTCACTGCCCGTTCGGGTGCGGGGGCTGGGAGCGTCGTGA